The following proteins come from a genomic window of Rutidosis leptorrhynchoides isolate AG116_Rl617_1_P2 chromosome 10, CSIRO_AGI_Rlap_v1, whole genome shotgun sequence:
- the LOC139870600 gene encoding uncharacterized protein translates to MGTGISSGIGVACLLVDYMGSLNYLWPLDKVGFQEGGSKWNFNMGSNGGYTSKAVSLKIDEALLSNSNGYKETLRNNLIPQKIGLFEWRASKGRIPVKIELDKQGIDLDSLLCPTCNDVVETVDHAIFSCKVAREVWTGVHKWWNVAMPSNVNEENCFEAEGYNGIPSKLKKVWQAILWTTSYSIWKNRNQKLFQNEAWASAKVVSEVQVKTFEWIINRSRIHKVEWQQWLVNPINMGFPFRNNIDPG, encoded by the coding sequence ATGGGAACTGGGATTTCAAGTGGAATTGGAGTCGCATGCTTACTGGTAGATTACATGGGGAGCTTGAATTACTTGTGGCCATTAGATAAAGTCGGGTTCCAAGAAGGTGGCAGCAAGTGGAACTTCAACATGGGTTCGAATGGGGGATACACTTCGAAAGCTGTTTCACTCAAGATTGATGAAGCATTATTGTCAAACTCCAATGGTTATAAAGAAACACTACGCAATAATCTTATCCCTCAAAAGATAGGTTTATTCGAGTGGAGAGCTTCGAAAGGTAGGATTCCGGTTAAAATAGAACTCGACAAGCAGGGAATCGATCTTGACTCATTGTTGTGTCCTACATGCAACGATGTAGTCGAAACGGTTGATCACGCTATTTTCTCGTGCAAAGTCGCAAGAGAGGTGTGGACGGGGGTGCATAAATGGTGGAACGTAGCAATGCCTTCGAACGTCAACGAGGAAAACTGCTTTGAGGCGGAAGGATACAACGGGATACCATCAAAACTTAAAAAAGTGTGGCAAGCAATCTTGTGGACAACAAGTTACTCAATATGGAAAAATAGAAACCAAAAACTTTTTCAAAACGAAGCATGGGCATCGGCGAAGGTTGTCAGCGAGGTTCAAGTTAAAACATTCGAATGGATTATCAATCGCTCGAGAATACATAAAGTGGAGTGGCAACAATGGCTCGTGAACCCTATCAATATGGGATTTCCTTTTAGGAACAATATAGATCCAGGTTGA